A single region of the Lysinibacillus sp. B2A1 genome encodes:
- a CDS encoding Fe3+-hydroxamate ABC transporter substrate-binding protein, whose protein sequence is MEDKNSTSFTKDLLFHLETIDCISQSYQFISTTHHTIIHFTDGNGTLTIDEIPYLVTKGKIFLVQPHSIIDFSDITNGFRFYKISFSAFQLIKGPSPYVGPIFSEQVEYTLYPTTRFTRLTEDLYTMKPHSDYLKQQVVLYELLHLLFEHQLHMDYQVNITKAVEQTIDYIHKYYQQSLPVKKLAELAHIAQWQYSAIFQTLTGKKPLDYITDLRLKNAKELLLQTNEPLKDIAQQVGFDDEYYFNRRFRQVVGIPPKQFARQYKQRTIVKDWTGHEVEIPASPHRIIYHGETFGDMLIFNVQPIGGDKKSISKSFYKNHVPYVQDVAFPINVEKSSKLNPDLIIFTNNDEQQYQALSSIAPTITLNSWDSLDERILLLGEWLGQQQRAENWLARFRIQENSMWQQLQTVVKPGETATVFTFDHGKRLFVMGCTGLSPALFHPYGFQPHRQVNKLLQAGKGYKEIPIDHFPQYAGDRIFMLLSDKPESQKATMELLNSDSWKELSAVQNNHAYLIDATKWNYSDAFTREKLLGALPKLLVNVK, encoded by the coding sequence ATGGAAGACAAAAATTCAACTTCTTTTACCAAAGACTTACTTTTTCATTTAGAAACTATTGACTGTATTTCACAGAGCTATCAGTTTATTTCAACCACTCATCATACTATAATCCATTTTACGGATGGTAATGGAACGTTAACGATTGATGAAATTCCCTATCTTGTGACTAAAGGTAAGATTTTTCTTGTACAACCTCATTCAATAATTGATTTTTCGGATATAACTAATGGTTTCCGTTTCTATAAAATTTCCTTTTCAGCTTTTCAGCTAATAAAAGGGCCTTCTCCATATGTAGGACCTATTTTTTCTGAGCAAGTGGAATATACGTTATACCCTACTACCCGCTTTACTCGCCTAACAGAAGATTTGTATACTATGAAGCCTCATTCGGATTATCTTAAGCAACAAGTAGTCTTGTATGAATTATTACATTTATTATTTGAACATCAGCTTCATATGGATTACCAAGTAAATATTACAAAGGCTGTCGAACAAACAATTGACTATATACATAAGTATTATCAGCAGTCTTTACCAGTTAAAAAACTCGCTGAATTAGCCCATATAGCTCAATGGCAGTATAGTGCAATCTTCCAAACCTTAACAGGGAAAAAGCCATTGGATTATATAACAGATTTACGCCTAAAAAATGCAAAGGAATTACTGCTACAAACAAATGAACCTTTAAAAGATATTGCCCAGCAGGTGGGATTTGATGATGAATATTATTTTAATCGTCGCTTTCGACAGGTCGTTGGCATTCCGCCAAAGCAGTTTGCTCGTCAATATAAGCAAAGGACTATTGTTAAAGATTGGACAGGGCATGAAGTAGAGATTCCTGCCTCACCTCATCGAATTATTTATCATGGAGAAACATTTGGGGATATGTTGATTTTTAATGTACAGCCAATAGGCGGTGACAAAAAATCTATTAGTAAATCATTTTATAAAAACCATGTTCCCTATGTGCAAGATGTGGCATTTCCAATTAACGTTGAAAAATCTTCGAAGCTGAATCCAGATTTAATTATCTTTACAAATAATGACGAGCAACAATATCAGGCATTATCATCTATTGCTCCAACCATTACACTAAATTCTTGGGATTCCTTGGATGAACGCATTCTTCTACTAGGGGAGTGGCTTGGTCAACAACAACGAGCAGAAAATTGGCTAGCACGGTTTAGAATACAAGAAAATTCAATGTGGCAGCAGCTGCAAACAGTCGTAAAGCCTGGTGAAACGGCTACTGTTTTTACTTTTGATCATGGTAAGCGACTTTTTGTCATGGGATGTACAGGTCTTTCCCCTGCGCTTTTTCATCCATATGGATTCCAGCCTCATAGACAAGTAAATAAATTACTACAAGCAGGAAAGGGCTATAAGGAAATACCAATTGATCACTTCCCTCAGTACGCTGGTGATCGAATCTTTATGTTATTATCTGACAAGCCTGAATCGCAAAAAGCTACTATGGAGTTGCTCAATAGTGATAGTTGGAAGGAACTCTCTGCTGTACAAAATAACCACGCTTATTTAATTGACGCAACAAAATGGAATTACAGCGATGCCTTTACAAGAGAGAAATTACTGGGTGCATTACCGAAACTTTTGGTTAATGTAAAGTAA